AACGAGATGCTGCGCGAGATGCGCGCCGACATCAAACGCCTGCTGGAGCGCAGCGGCAGCCCGCGGGGCTGACCACCCCTCACCCCGATCAACCAACCGATCCGCCCCGCCATCCTGCGGGGTTTTTCATGTGGAGATCCCGATGACGTATTATCAGCACTGGCGGAATGTTCCGGCGAAGGAATGGCACTGGCCGAACTTCTCACCGGCCGAAATCGCCTGCCGTGGCACCGGCAAGATCCAGATCAATGAGGATGCGCTGGACAGGCTGCAGGAGCTGCGCGTGATGTTGGGCAAGCCGCTGATCGTCAACTCCGCCTATCGCAGCCCGGAGCACAACAAGCGTGTCGGCGGGGCCAAGGCTTCGCAGCACCTGAATGGATGCGCCTTCGATATATCGATGGCCAATCACGATCCGGTCACCTACATCGCCGCCGCGCGCAAGGCCGGATTCAAGGGAATCGGCACCTATCCCCGCTCCAACTTCGTCCATATCGACACCGGCCCCGCCCGGAGCTGGGGCGATCCGTTCTCGGCCCGGCCAAGCCGCTTCGCCGCCGATGCGGCCCCTGCCCGCGAGCACCTGGCCGACAGCCGCACGATCAAGGGCGGCGGCGCGGCCGGGATCGGTACTGTCGGCGCGGCCGGCGTCGAGGTGGTGCAGTCTGCGCTGGCCGAAGCACAGGGCGCGGTGCAACCGCTGATCGGGCACCTCGACACGCTCCGCTGGGTGTTCGTCGCCCTAGCACTCGGTGGGATCGCGGTGACGATCTATGCGCGGCTGGACGATTGGAAGCGGGGGCGGCGATGATTGCCGTTCTCGCTTCGCTCTGGCGGCGGGCACTCCCTTGGCTCACGCTGGCCGCCGCCATCCTCCTGTTCATCCTCGGTACGCGGCGAACCGGCGAGAAGGCCGGGCGCGCGGCCGAGCGGCTGGAAAACCTCGAAAGGACCAATCATGCACGTCAAAGGATGCTGGAAGCCGGGGCTGATCGCCCTCGGGATCGTGATGATCTTCTTGAGCGGCTGCGCGAGGGCGGCTTCTGACCACGCCGCCTGCCCGCCCGTGGTCGAATACCCGGCAGAGTTCCAGCAGCGCGCGGCGGCCGAGGTCCATGCGCTGCCGCCCGGGTCGGCGGTTGAAGGGATGTTGGCCGATTATCACGTCATGCGGCGGCAGGCAGCAGCTTGCAGGTGAAGGTTGCCTTCGGGCGCGCTCCCCCTCGACTGGCATCCCAAATCCAAGCCGAGCGGCAGCGCACCCGTCAAACATCGCAAGTGTCCAGTCTCACGGCACACCTGCGCGGTCGGCAATATATGGGCCGACCATGGTGAGCTCCGAACGGGTTCGCCGCCATTCCCACCGCCGCGCTTGATCCGGCCCACCGTCCGGCGTCTCCCGCGGTCCCCGCGCTTGTCGGGTCCGGGTCCCCATCATCCGCGAACAATTCGCCCGCTATTCTTCCCTATTGTCCTCGTTTTTCGGAGGCGCACCCGGCCGGGACAGGCCCGCCACGATTTGCTTGAGCTCGCCGAGAATTTCGCCGTGGTTCTTTTCGAGGTAGCGGATGAGACGATCATTCGTGAGGAGCCGTTCGACATAGCGACCTGCCACGACAAGACGCAGGTGATCGGGGCCAAGCGTCTCCTCGATCAGCTTGATGTTCTTTTGCAGGCTGGCCATTTCCGCCTTCATGCGCTCGGCTTGCTCACGGGTCACGCCGACAGGCTCTTTCTTCGAGGCCGGATCGACAAGGTCGTCGGCATCGGTCGCGGCCAGAATGGCTTCGGTATAAGCCACGGTGTAATTGTTCGCGGCGATCATCAGTTCGGCCGCCTGAATCTGGCGCAAGGGCTTCATCTTGCGCAGGGACCGGAAACTGTTGACCGGGCAGTGTTTGGCCTTCAGGAGTTCCGCCGCCTCGGGGCAAATACCGTTCAGAAGGGTCCGCTTTCGCCGGATCAGCGCCAAATCCACATTCAGAGCAGCAGCGATACGGGCCTCGGGCACGCCGCGCTCGATGGCGCGCAGGATCATCTTGTGTTCCTGGATCGTGGCGAGGCGGCTGATGCGCTTGTTATAGGTAAAGGATTCGTCGTCGGTAGCGACCAGGCAGGTGACGACGTCCGCGGCCATTTCCTTCAGGACGTGCAGCCGAACATGGCCGTCGAGCAGGATGAACGTGCCATCCTGACCAGGAGCGCGCGCAACCACGAGCGGTTCGATCAAGCCGGCCTCGCGGATCGATGCGGCGATCTGCGCATATTTCTGGCTCTTGGGAACCGTAATCGGCAGTTGCTTGACCGGCAGGATGGCAGCAACCGGAATCTGTTGCAGGACTGGCTCGAATCCCGGCCCCTTGGGCGGGGGCATTTTGCCCATATGTGTCATGTCCGTGGTTCCTTCAGCCCCTCGACCACCATGCGCGGCAGGGAATCGAGTCCCTCGGCGCGAAGCAGGGTCAGAAAATTCTCATCGTTGAGCAGGGACTGAAACGCTGCGTCAAGAAACAGCAGGCTGCCGCGCGTTGACTGCGCCCTGCGGATCATGTCCTGCTGGCGCTCTGCCTCGATACGATAGGCGCGGACCAGCGCCGCCGAGCTCATCCGAACCCCGGATCGCTTGGTGCGCGTGGCACCTTTTTTCCTGCCATGCCGGTGGCGCAGTTCCACCAGCCGCCGTGCTTCCAGCAGCTTCTTGCCCCGCAACTCACCCGAGGCATAAGCTGCCTCCAGCGCCTTCTGCACATCCTTCTCTTCGGCCCGGGTGATATACAGTGCGACGCTGAGGGGCATCTGGCCGGTCTCGACCGCGATCAGCAATCGCTCCTCGCCGTTGGCGATCAACTCGCCGATTTCGTGGACATAGGACTGTGACAATCCTGTCTTTTCGGCAATCTGGATATCCGAACATCCCCGGTCGCGAAGAACCACGATGTCCTGCATGAGTTCCAGCGGTCGTTGCTGGCGGCGGGCGATGTTCTCGATCACGCTGCGCAGTAGCCGTTCGACCTCGTTTGCATCCACGACGATGGCCGGGATATGGGTTTCGCCGAGGGCAACATAGGCCTCCATCCGCCCCTGACCGCACACCAGGCTATAGGTATCTCCTGACCCAGTGTCATCCCGCGCGACGGTGATCGGCTTCTTCAGCCCCACCTTGCCGATACTGTCCACCAGCGCACGAAAGGTCTTTTCCGACCGCTCGCGAGGATTTTCCACTGTAATCGCTGCAATCGGGATGATCCGCACCTCACCGCGGGGCTCACACTCGCTCACCATGGCGCCACCTCGGAAACGGACACGCGGCGGGCCATGTCGAAGAAGAAATCCAGCGTCTCGAATCGAAATGCGTCCAGCATCAGGCCATTCTCCTCTGCAAGCCCCAGAGGTTTGCTCCGCATCTCGAATTGGGGCAGCAGGTAATAGTCGAGCGCGTCGGTATTTGTGCGGTCCATCCGGATGGCGATGGTGATGTCCGGCGCGAGGCCGGTGTCGAAGCGGATCTTCCAGCGCAAGCTGCCCGAGGAGGTTTCCCGACAGCGGGCGACGACAACGGATGCCGTGAATTCGCCGTTGATCGTCAGCAGGTCCGTCACAGGATTTCTGTCCACGGCACCACCAAGCCGGGTGATTTCGTGGATCACGCGCTCGATCTCGTTGCCGTGAAATTGCCGCAACAGGCGGTTGGCTTCGATGTAGCGATAGTCGCGATCCGGGGTGAACCCGACAAGGGAATAGGCCCGGAGCAGGCTGCCGAAGCGATGGGCATAGGCGCCGCTGGAGGGCATGCCGTTCGCCTCGTCGATCACCAGCCCCGAGATGTAGCCATGGCGCTGGAAGAGCCGGGTGAGCCGATCCAGCATCTCGTCGTCGGAAAAGCGACGGTTGCGCGCCGCGATGATCGCCTGCACCTTCTGGAACTGCTTCGGCTCGACGATGGCCTCGAAGGCGCCATTCGAACGGATCCACATCTCCGGACCGTTGGCGACCCGCTTGCGTTTCAATTTGAACGAGCGTCGGTTGTAGACGTTGTTGCCGATGTATTTCTCATTGGTCAGGATCTGGCGGACGGTCGCACGTGTCCAGGCCCGCCCGAGATCGGTGAGGATGCCACGTTCGTTCAGATCGGTCGCGATTTCGCTTTCCGTCCGGCCCTGCTTCAGGAACCGGCGGTAGATCCAGCGCACAGTCTGAACCTCCTCGTCTGGTCCGGGAACAAGGACGACGCGATCTGTCTGAAGGCTCTTGTGCTCACCGCGCTTCAGCTCGGCCTTCACCTCGCCACGTTCATTGAGCAGGGCGCGGCGCAACCCGAAACCGGCCGGTCCTCCCTGACGATAACCGAGTTCAATCAGGCGGCATTGACCTGCAAAGACCTTGACCGACAACTCGCGGCTGTATTCTCCAGCCATGGCGCGCTTGACGCTCTTGATGATGGTCGAATTTGGTGATCCGTCGTTTTCGAATTGTTCCGCGCAATATGCGACCTGCATCCCCGCCTTGCGGCAGCGGTATTCATAATAGGCCGACTCGTCCGTGTCCTGAAATCGCCCCCAGCGTGTGACGTCATAGACGAGGATCACGCTGAATTCGGCTACGCCGGATTCAACGTCGGAAATCATCTGTTGCAAGGCCATCCTGCCGCCGATGATCAGTCCGCTTTTCGCATCATCCGAATAGGTTTTGACAATTCTGATCCCGCGCCGCTCGGCGTATTCGCGAATGGTCTGTGCCTGGTTCTGGGTTGAATATTGCTGATGCTCGGTCGACATCCGGACATATTCCGCAGCAAACAGTTGCTCGGGCGCGTCCGCCAATTCTCCAGATGAAGGTGTCCTTGCCCGAGCCACGCCCGCCTCCCGATCAAATCACGCAGGCAGCGATGACCGAATGGCCCCACATCGTCCGTGTGGGCGCTGATACGAACTGCCGCTTTGATGTCCTTTCCACCTGATTATCGGAAAGGACCGTGGCAATGCGGGCGAAGATGGGCACAATTGTGCCGAAAAAGGGCACAACTGTGCAGATCCAAGCGGATCGAGCCCGGTATCGCGAGGCTGTCGCTGCCGCCCTCCGCACAGAACTGGGCCAGACCCATCAGGCCATCAAGACGGCGATGCGCTGGACAGGCGCAAGTGAACGCGCCGTAAAATACTGGCTTTCCGGAGAGCGGGGACCGAGCGGCGAGCATCTGATCGCGCTGGCCCAACACTCCGACATGGTGCTGGTGACCATTCTGGCCATGGCCAATCGGCTGACGGATGGCCAGCATAGATGTGCAAGTTGCCCCGATCGGCTTCTCGTGTTGCAAATCCCCGGACAGAAACAGAAATCGTCAGAGGATCTGCAATGCCGATGATGACGGATCCTCTTTGTCACCAGTCTGCCCTCCCACTTCGTCGTCAAACTTCCTTGATAGCAGACCACTGACGGCAAGCCTTCTTGATGACGAAATTCTCACTTATTCTGTTGCCAACGCAGTTAGGGGTGACTAGCTTGACATCAACCCCTCTTGACGACAGAATCGGCGCGAATATGGCCACCAAACCCTATGATCTGACAGACGCAGCGACCTATCATGCCGGCGCCTTTCCCCCCGCCACACTTGATTACGAGGCTGTTCTTGGGCCGTTGGAAGAGGCTGCGGCCTCGCTTGCACGATACGATACCAAGATGTCGGGGATGGTTAACGGCGAGTTGTTCCTCACACCCCTTCGGCGTCAGGATGCCGTCACCTCGTCCCGAATGGAGGGAACGATTTCGACCATCGAGGAACTCTATCGCCTGGAGGCAGAAGAGGACGCGGGTAGCGTCGATCCCTATCGGGAAGCGCGCAACGACGATATCGAGACCTACCTCTATTCCCGCGCCCTCCGGAATGCCCAGCAAGCGCTCGCCGAGGGCGCGCCGCTTGGTGAACACCTGATCAGAACCGCACATCAGCAGCTTCTCTCCTTTGGTCGTGGAGCCCGGAAAAGGCCCGGCAGCTACAAGGTCGAGCAGAACTACATCGGGGATGAGAAGCGCGGAAAAATTCATTATGTGCCGATCGCTCCAGAGCACTTGGCGCCCGCCATGACCGATCTGGTCCGGTTCATGAACGAAAGCGCGATGCGACCTCTGATCCGCACGGCCATCGCGCATGTAGAGTTCGAAGCCTTGCACCCTTTCGAGGACGGTAATGGCCGGATCGGCCGGATGCTGATCACGCTGATGCTGTGGAAGCTCGGGATCCTGAGCCAGCCAAACTTCTTCGTGTCAGGTTACTTCGAAGCCAACAAGGACGAGTATATCGAACGGATGCGCGCCGTCTCGACGACAGGCGACTGGACCGGCTGGGTGGTCTTCTTCCTCCAGGCGATGCACGA
The Paracoccus alcaliphilus DNA segment above includes these coding regions:
- a CDS encoding YcbK family protein; the protein is MTYYQHWRNVPAKEWHWPNFSPAEIACRGTGKIQINEDALDRLQELRVMLGKPLIVNSAYRSPEHNKRVGGAKASQHLNGCAFDISMANHDPVTYIAAARKAGFKGIGTYPRSNFVHIDTGPARSWGDPFSARPSRFAADAAPAREHLADSRTIKGGGAAGIGTVGAAGVEVVQSALAEAQGAVQPLIGHLDTLRWVFVALALGGIAVTIYARLDDWKRGRR
- a CDS encoding plasmid partitioning protein RepB C-terminal domain-containing protein — encoded protein: MTHMGKMPPPKGPGFEPVLQQIPVAAILPVKQLPITVPKSQKYAQIAASIREAGLIEPLVVARAPGQDGTFILLDGHVRLHVLKEMAADVVTCLVATDDESFTYNKRISRLATIQEHKMILRAIERGVPEARIAAALNVDLALIRRKRTLLNGICPEAAELLKAKHCPVNSFRSLRKMKPLRQIQAAELMIAANNYTVAYTEAILAATDADDLVDPASKKEPVGVTREQAERMKAEMASLQKNIKLIEETLGPDHLRLVVAGRYVERLLTNDRLIRYLEKNHGEILGELKQIVAGLSRPGAPPKNEDNREE
- a CDS encoding ParB/RepB/Spo0J family partition protein, whose protein sequence is MENPRERSEKTFRALVDSIGKVGLKKPITVARDDTGSGDTYSLVCGQGRMEAYVALGETHIPAIVVDANEVERLLRSVIENIARRQQRPLELMQDIVVLRDRGCSDIQIAEKTGLSQSYVHEIGELIANGEERLLIAVETGQMPLSVALYITRAEEKDVQKALEAAYASGELRGKKLLEARRLVELRHRHGRKKGATRTKRSGVRMSSAALVRAYRIEAERQQDMIRRAQSTRGSLLFLDAAFQSLLNDENFLTLLRAEGLDSLPRMVVEGLKEPRT
- a CDS encoding recombinase family protein, with the protein product MSTEHQQYSTQNQAQTIREYAERRGIRIVKTYSDDAKSGLIIGGRMALQQMISDVESGVAEFSVILVYDVTRWGRFQDTDESAYYEYRCRKAGMQVAYCAEQFENDGSPNSTIIKSVKRAMAGEYSRELSVKVFAGQCRLIELGYRQGGPAGFGLRRALLNERGEVKAELKRGEHKSLQTDRVVLVPGPDEEVQTVRWIYRRFLKQGRTESEIATDLNERGILTDLGRAWTRATVRQILTNEKYIGNNVYNRRSFKLKRKRVANGPEMWIRSNGAFEAIVEPKQFQKVQAIIAARNRRFSDDEMLDRLTRLFQRHGYISGLVIDEANGMPSSGAYAHRFGSLLRAYSLVGFTPDRDYRYIEANRLLRQFHGNEIERVIHEITRLGGAVDRNPVTDLLTINGEFTASVVVARCRETSSGSLRWKIRFDTGLAPDITIAIRMDRTNTDALDYYLLPQFEMRSKPLGLAEENGLMLDAFRFETLDFFFDMARRVSVSEVAPW
- a CDS encoding Fic family protein encodes the protein MTKFSLILLPTQLGVTSLTSTPLDDRIGANMATKPYDLTDAATYHAGAFPPATLDYEAVLGPLEEAAASLARYDTKMSGMVNGELFLTPLRRQDAVTSSRMEGTISTIEELYRLEAEEDAGSVDPYREARNDDIETYLYSRALRNAQQALAEGAPLGEHLIRTAHQQLLSFGRGARKRPGSYKVEQNYIGDEKRGKIHYVPIAPEHLAPAMTDLVRFMNESAMRPLIRTAIAHVEFEALHPFEDGNGRIGRMLITLMLWKLGILSQPNFFVSGYFEANKDEYIERMRAVSTTGDWTGWVVFFLQAMHEQATVNIQTADAIFHLHTEMRERFREVLNSQFHDQALDFVFASPVFRNDRFVDRSGIPASSARALSRRLVEAGLLRTMEPAAGRRAALYAFDPLLDLLKV